Proteins encoded together in one Paracoccus sp. SMMA_5_TC window:
- a CDS encoding ABC transporter permease codes for MALSELNRRRLRNFRRNKRAFWSLILFSVLFVGSLFAELIANDRPIVVSYRGDLYFPVYRFYPETTFGGDFGTEAIYTDPGVQCLIRTGGRPECWDDPEAVEREAARTGAVAGEPVDRGWMLWPPIPYHYRTINNVGTAPSPPSSAHWLGTDDTSRDVLARVIYGFRLSILFTLVVTLCSSVLGIAAGAVQGYFGGRTDLVFQRLLEIWGSTPSLYVIIILFAILGRSFWLLVFISVLFGWPALVGVVRAEFLRARNFEYVRAARALGVSDRKIMFRHILPNAMVATLTMLPFVVTGVISSLAALDYLGYGLPSSAPSLGELALQAKQNLQAPWLGFTAFFTFAIMLSLLVFIFEGIRDAFDPRKTFQ; via the coding sequence ATGGCGCTGAGCGAACTGAACCGCCGGCGGCTGCGCAATTTCCGGCGTAACAAGCGCGCCTTCTGGTCGCTGATACTGTTTTCTGTCCTGTTCGTTGGCTCTCTGTTCGCGGAGCTGATCGCCAATGACCGGCCCATTGTCGTCAGCTATCGGGGTGATCTGTATTTCCCGGTCTATCGGTTCTATCCCGAAACAACCTTCGGTGGCGACTTCGGGACCGAGGCGATCTATACCGATCCCGGCGTGCAATGCCTGATCCGCACAGGCGGCCGGCCGGAATGTTGGGACGATCCCGAGGCGGTCGAGCGCGAGGCGGCCCGGACCGGAGCAGTCGCCGGAGAGCCCGTCGACCGTGGCTGGATGCTGTGGCCGCCGATCCCTTATCACTATCGCACCATCAACAACGTCGGCACCGCGCCCAGCCCCCCCAGCAGCGCCCATTGGCTGGGCACCGACGATACCTCGCGCGATGTCCTGGCGCGGGTGATCTATGGCTTCAGGCTGTCGATCCTGTTCACGCTGGTGGTGACGCTGTGCAGTTCGGTACTGGGCATCGCGGCGGGGGCGGTGCAGGGCTATTTCGGCGGCCGCACCGACCTGGTGTTCCAGCGCCTGCTGGAAATCTGGGGCTCGACCCCTTCGCTTTACGTCATCATCATCCTGTTCGCGATCCTGGGGCGCAGTTTCTGGCTGCTGGTGTTCATCTCGGTCCTGTTCGGTTGGCCGGCGCTGGTCGGCGTTGTTCGGGCCGAATTCCTGCGCGCGCGCAACTTTGAATATGTGCGTGCAGCGCGGGCGCTGGGGGTCAGCGACCGCAAGATCATGTTCCGCCACATCCTGCCCAACGCCATGGTGGCCACGCTGACCATGCTGCCCTTTGTGGTGACGGGGGTGATTTCGTCGCTGGCGGCGCTGGATTACCTGGGCTACGGCCTGCCCAGTTCGGCCCCATCGCTGGGCGAGCTGGCGTTGCAGGCCAAACAGAACCTGCAAGCTCCCTGGCTTGGCTTTACCGCATTCTTCACCTTCGCCATCATGCTGTCGCTGCTGGTCTTCATCTTTGAAGGCATCCGCGACGCCTTTGATCCCAGAAAGACCTTCCAATGA
- a CDS encoding molecular chaperone DjiA gives MDAAVDSTDTACPELPRPRSFWQRIADRLAAIVGARRPATPPERSVAFTIAVIALGAKLAKADGAVARSEVAAFRRVFIIPRSEEKNAARVFDLARQDVAGFDAWARRIAAMFPPGDPVLADVIEGLFIIAVADADLHEAEIIFIDEVARIFGLDPAQVAAIRARHDRRQGCPACEVLGIAPDTPLAEARKRWRELVRENHPDRAIARGLPPEAIRLAEARTRALNQAWENFRAMHRPRHV, from the coding sequence ATGGATGCCGCCGTTGACAGCACCGACACCGCCTGCCCCGAACTGCCCCGCCCACGCAGTTTCTGGCAGCGCATCGCCGACCGGCTGGCGGCGATCGTGGGCGCGCGCCGACCGGCAACCCCACCCGAACGATCGGTAGCGTTCACGATTGCAGTCATTGCGCTGGGTGCAAAACTGGCCAAGGCCGACGGCGCCGTCGCACGTTCAGAGGTGGCCGCCTTTCGCCGTGTTTTCATCATTCCACGTTCCGAGGAAAAGAACGCTGCCCGGGTTTTCGACCTGGCGCGGCAGGACGTGGCGGGCTTTGATGCCTGGGCACGCCGCATCGCGGCCATGTTCCCGCCCGGCGACCCCGTGCTTGCCGATGTCATCGAGGGGCTTTTCATCATCGCCGTTGCCGATGCCGATCTGCACGAGGCCGAGATCATCTTTATCGACGAGGTGGCGCGCATCTTCGGACTGGACCCGGCACAAGTGGCCGCAATTCGCGCGCGCCATGATCGGCGCCAGGGATGCCCGGCCTGCGAGGTGCTGGGGATCGCCCCGGACACCCCCCTGGCAGAGGCCCGCAAGCGTTGGCGCGAACTGGTGCGCGAGAACCATCCCGATCGTGCCATTGCCCGCGGCCTGCCGCCCGAAGCGATCCGCCTGGCCGAGGCACGCACCCGCGCCCTGAACCAGGCCTGGGAAAATTTCCGCGCCATGCACCGGCCGCGCCATGTCTGA
- a CDS encoding SAM-dependent methyltransferase has product MTVLSPRLAAVLNALPLAPGVRVLEIGCGPGALARAMAERVAPGGAVVGIDRSARAIAQARAASPAGQPGAPTFRQAAAETFARAPDEAPFDLIVAVRVGALDGRHPEAGARAWPRLRAALTPGGRIFVDGVETTGPE; this is encoded by the coding sequence ATGACCGTGCTGTCGCCCCGTCTTGCCGCCGTGCTGAACGCGCTGCCGCTGGCGCCGGGGGTGCGTGTGCTCGAGATCGGCTGCGGCCCCGGCGCGCTGGCCCGGGCGATGGCCGAACGGGTGGCGCCCGGCGGCGCCGTGGTCGGCATCGACCGTTCGGCCCGCGCCATCGCGCAGGCCAGGGCGGCAAGCCCCGCAGGCCAGCCCGGCGCCCCGACCTTCCGTCAGGCCGCCGCCGAGACCTTCGCGCGCGCGCCGGACGAGGCCCCCTTCGACCTGATCGTCGCGGTCCGCGTCGGCGCGCTCGATGGCCGCCACCCCGAGGCCGGCGCCCGCGCCTGGCCCCGGCTGCGCGCGGCGCTGACCCCCGGCGGGCGCATCTTCGTCGATGGGGTCGAAACGACGGGGCCGGAGTAG
- a CDS encoding GNAT family N-acetyltransferase codes for MRIAPFAAADTAAWLRLLNLTRPVPLSAEDFAAREAQGPEGEFLHRCLGRTGTATVAIGQLAAAPYAPADHLALLICTDPEWRGRGCGTAMLAHLEGVAAAQGYAGLAATLPETAQGDIDWMQRRGYLRHALRFDSLLDLASLPLAAIEAAPPPDLCLQDMTGATEARWQEVCDLFAGLLADAPDMRGLPRWSRARCETVLRRSPSACDRWVIVARAGDRAVGLTVGHALGAEIYSFFTGVAPDLRGTGLGLALKRRLIAVARAEGITRMRTTNLEGNAPALRLNAALGFRRVPGSVELRRRIGSASQA; via the coding sequence ATGAGGATCGCGCCCTTCGCCGCCGCCGATACCGCCGCCTGGCTCCGCCTGCTGAACCTGACACGGCCCGTGCCCCTGTCGGCCGAAGACTTCGCCGCGCGCGAGGCGCAGGGCCCCGAGGGCGAGTTCCTCCACCGCTGCCTCGGCCGGACCGGGACCGCGACGGTCGCCATCGGCCAGCTTGCGGCCGCGCCCTATGCCCCGGCGGATCACCTGGCGCTGCTCATCTGCACCGATCCCGAATGGCGCGGCCGGGGCTGCGGCACGGCGATGCTGGCCCACCTCGAAGGCGTCGCTGCGGCGCAGGGCTACGCGGGCCTTGCGGCCACGCTGCCGGAGACGGCACAGGGCGATATCGACTGGATGCAGCGTCGCGGCTACCTGCGCCATGCCCTGCGCTTCGACAGCCTTCTCGACCTTGCCAGCCTGCCGCTTGCCGCGATTGAGGCAGCCCCGCCGCCAGATCTCTGCCTGCAGGACATGACCGGCGCGACCGAAGCCCGATGGCAGGAGGTCTGCGACCTTTTCGCCGGGCTTCTCGCCGACGCCCCCGACATGCGCGGGCTGCCCCGCTGGAGCCGGGCGCGCTGCGAGACCGTCCTGCGCCGCAGCCCCAGCGCTTGCGACCGCTGGGTGATCGTGGCGCGCGCCGGGGACCGGGCCGTGGGCCTGACCGTCGGCCATGCCCTGGGGGCGGAGATCTATTCCTTCTTCACCGGCGTCGCGCCCGACCTGCGCGGCACCGGCCTCGGCCTCGCGCTCAAGCGGCGGCTGATCGCCGTGGCGCGGGCCGAGGGTATTACCCGGATGCGCACCACCAACCTCGAGGGCAATGCGCCGGCCCTGCGCCTGAACGCCGCCTTGGGCTTCCGGCGCGTCCCCGGCAGCGTCGAGCTGCGCCGGCGGATCGGCTCCGCATCTCAGGCGTAG
- a CDS encoding GNAT family N-acetyltransferase: protein MTPSPAQVTIGRESPLGADLDLLFERHRQDMFADTPPESIHMLPREALLDPDISFFVLREQGRAVAMGALKRIAPDHGEIKSMHVLAEARGQGHSRRMLMALIEQARALGMTRASLETGVQPTFEAARALYARAGFTVCEPFGDYAPDPNSLFMTLQLVDV from the coding sequence ATGACGCCTAGCCCCGCCCAGGTCACGATCGGCCGCGAAAGCCCGCTGGGGGCGGATCTGGACCTGCTGTTTGAACGTCACCGGCAGGACATGTTCGCGGATACGCCGCCCGAATCGATCCACATGTTGCCGCGCGAGGCGTTGCTGGATCCCGATATTTCCTTCTTTGTCCTTCGCGAGCAGGGCAGGGCCGTGGCGATGGGCGCGTTGAAGCGCATCGCGCCCGATCATGGAGAGATCAAGTCGATGCACGTTCTCGCCGAGGCGCGCGGACAAGGCCATTCGCGTCGCATGCTGATGGCGCTGATCGAACAGGCACGCGCCTTGGGAATGACCCGTGCAAGCCTGGAAACAGGAGTCCAGCCCACGTTCGAGGCTGCACGCGCACTGTATGCGCGTGCCGGGTTCACCGTGTGCGAACCCTTTGGCGATTATGCTCCCGATCCCAACAGCCTGTTCATGACCCTGCAGCTTGTCGACGTCTGA
- a CDS encoding AraC family transcriptional regulator: MNERRGNDAVFPARRLFLSLPGDAGPGPETAAPRARTRALRVPPDLRPTIGQALMWHESLQADDRIVEHVLPDGAVRLWFDLSDSGAGPMVLGPRLEAQKVLLQGRMAGLSVALTPAAARAVLGAPVRQLRGQVLWLSELWGPAAGDLGDRIAEAADLGQMADTLWDGLRQRLRRAGFSTDDGRRTLHLAAAVARGERPEWIGLGERRLQQLCAEHLGLSPREHRRLMRWHGLLRSLRRVDRPDWAALALAHGWYDQAHMLRDFRAFAGMTPTAFRALAVSGPSKTALHKTG; the protein is encoded by the coding sequence ATGAATGAACGACGCGGCAATGACGCAGTTTTTCCGGCCCGCCGGCTCTTCCTCAGCCTGCCCGGCGATGCGGGGCCGGGGCCCGAGACCGCCGCGCCGCGGGCCAGGACGCGCGCGCTGCGCGTTCCGCCCGACCTGCGTCCGACGATCGGCCAGGCGCTGATGTGGCACGAGTCGTTGCAGGCGGACGACCGCATCGTCGAGCATGTCTTGCCCGACGGGGCGGTGCGGCTCTGGTTCGATCTGTCGGACTCAGGGGCCGGGCCGATGGTTCTGGGGCCGCGGCTCGAAGCGCAGAAGGTTCTTCTGCAAGGCCGCATGGCCGGACTGTCGGTCGCGCTGACGCCGGCGGCGGCGCGGGCGGTGCTGGGCGCCCCGGTGCGACAGCTGCGCGGGCAGGTCCTCTGGCTCTCGGAACTCTGGGGACCGGCGGCGGGGGATCTCGGGGACCGGATCGCCGAAGCCGCAGACCTGGGGCAGATGGCCGACACCCTGTGGGACGGGCTGAGGCAGCGCCTTCGGCGCGCCGGCTTCTCGACCGACGACGGCCGGCGGACCCTGCACCTCGCGGCGGCGGTTGCGCGCGGCGAGCGGCCGGAGTGGATCGGGCTCGGCGAGCGGCGGCTGCAGCAGCTCTGCGCCGAGCACCTGGGGCTGTCGCCGCGCGAGCACCGGCGGCTCATGCGCTGGCACGGCCTGCTGCGTAGCCTGCGCAGGGTGGACCGGCCTGATTGGGCGGCGCTTGCGCTGGCGCATGGCTGGTACGACCAGGCGCATATGCTGCGCGACTTCCGCGCCTTTGCGGGGATGACGCCCACTGCCTTCCGGGCGCTGGCGGTTTCGGGTCCGTCCAAGACGGCTCTGCACAAGACCGGCTAG
- a CDS encoding cupin domain-containing protein, which yields MTVSGIGVGRGLLSHRRALWINEAAGLTQFGAFVEVLEPGSRSALAHWHEAEDEMILVLEGEITLVEGDCETLLRPGDAAAFKAGVPVAHCLEDRSDRPTRCLVVGTRAPVDRIVYPGHDRICHRDRSQPDDVWTDLAGRPASTPYA from the coding sequence ATTACTGTCTCTGGGATCGGTGTAGGGCGAGGCCTGCTCTCCCATCGACGCGCGCTGTGGATCAATGAAGCTGCCGGCCTTACGCAGTTCGGCGCCTTCGTCGAGGTTCTGGAACCGGGATCCCGCTCTGCCCTCGCGCACTGGCACGAGGCCGAGGACGAGATGATCCTCGTCCTCGAGGGCGAGATCACGCTGGTCGAGGGCGACTGCGAGACCCTTCTGCGCCCCGGCGATGCCGCCGCGTTCAAGGCCGGCGTGCCCGTCGCGCATTGCCTCGAGGACCGGTCCGACCGGCCGACGCGATGCCTCGTCGTCGGAACGCGCGCCCCGGTGGATCGCATCGTCTATCCGGGTCACGACCGCATCTGCCACCGCGATCGCTCCCAGCCCGACGACGTCTGGACGGACCTCGCCGGCAGGCCCGCGTCGACCCCCTACGCCTGA
- a CDS encoding DUF2267 domain-containing protein, whose translation MPWTYRHSTREFRAFLDDVKDRMDLASDNMAYTAVDAVFQVFRKRLTAQQGLDFASVLPSIPRAIFVKDWQVSDPPEAFADRAAMTREAQLVRVNHNLTPENAIEATAWALRRSLDQRAFDRVLARIGKEAESFWHVNVTDPTELAQRIV comes from the coding sequence ATGCCCTGGACCTATCGCCACTCGACCCGCGAGTTCCGTGCTTTTCTGGACGATGTAAAGGACCGCATGGATCTGGCTTCCGACAACATGGCCTACACCGCGGTCGATGCTGTGTTCCAGGTGTTTCGCAAACGTCTGACGGCGCAACAGGGGCTTGATTTCGCAAGTGTCCTGCCCAGCATTCCAAGGGCCATCTTCGTGAAGGACTGGCAGGTATCGGATCCGCCCGAAGCATTTGCTGACCGCGCCGCAATGACGCGCGAAGCGCAGCTTGTCAGGGTGAACCATAATCTCACGCCGGAAAATGCAATCGAAGCCACGGCCTGGGCACTGCGGCGCAGCCTGGATCAGCGCGCCTTCGATCGGGTTCTTGCCCGGATAGGAAAGGAGGCCGAGTCATTCTGGCATGTCAACGTGACCGACCCGACCGAACTCGCGCAGCGAATTGTCTGA
- a CDS encoding SDR family oxidoreductase, protein MTAPDRPLKDCIALVTGASRGAGRGIAVELGAAGAVVVVTGRSTRDRPAEGYGGILGQSGLAAAPGSIEDTAEAVTAAGGFGIAMRCDHGDADAVDDLVARIERETGAIDLLVNNAWGGHESFDGRFQAPFWEQPLAHWPAMMDGGARLHWLAARAVAPRMAERGRGLIIATTFWDEGRVMRGNLCYDLAKSAICRLAIAMAEELRPRGVASLALSPGWMRTEWVLAAHATDEAHWQKVPALARTESPRYLGRAVAALAADPQVMRHSGRVLRVADLAEAYGFTDIDGRRVPAFALEPAP, encoded by the coding sequence ATGACAGCCCCCGACCGACCCCTGAAGGATTGCATCGCGCTTGTGACCGGCGCCAGCCGCGGCGCTGGGCGCGGCATTGCCGTCGAACTCGGGGCGGCGGGTGCCGTCGTCGTGGTGACGGGGCGCAGCACCCGCGACCGGCCTGCGGAGGGCTACGGCGGAATCCTCGGGCAGTCGGGCCTTGCCGCCGCACCGGGCAGCATCGAGGACACGGCCGAGGCCGTGACCGCTGCGGGCGGCTTCGGCATCGCGATGCGCTGCGATCATGGCGACGCGGACGCCGTCGATGATCTGGTCGCGCGGATCGAGCGGGAAACCGGCGCCATCGACCTTCTGGTCAACAACGCCTGGGGCGGGCACGAGAGCTTCGACGGCCGCTTCCAGGCGCCGTTCTGGGAACAGCCGCTGGCGCACTGGCCGGCGATGATGGACGGCGGCGCGCGGCTGCACTGGCTCGCGGCCCGCGCCGTCGCCCCGCGGATGGCGGAGCGCGGCCGCGGGCTGATCATCGCCACCACCTTCTGGGACGAGGGCCGGGTGATGCGCGGCAACCTCTGCTACGACCTGGCCAAGTCCGCGATCTGTCGTCTCGCCATCGCCATGGCCGAGGAGCTGCGCCCCCGCGGCGTGGCCTCGCTGGCGCTGTCGCCCGGCTGGATGCGGACCGAATGGGTGCTCGCGGCCCATGCCACCGACGAGGCGCATTGGCAGAAGGTGCCGGCGCTGGCGCGGACCGAGTCGCCGCGCTATCTCGGTCGCGCCGTCGCGGCGCTGGCGGCCGATCCGCAGGTGATGCGGCACAGCGGCAGGGTGCTGCGCGTGGCCGATCTGGCCGAAGCTTACGGCTTCACCGACATCGACGGCCGCCGTGTGCCTGCCTTCGCGCTGGAGCCCGCGCCATGA
- a CDS encoding GFA family protein, giving the protein MIFKGGCHCGQIAFEVEGEIAQVVECNCSICSRKGSLLWFVPRDRLRLSTPEEAMSTYRFGKQAIGHRFCPTCGMHPFAEGADPSGNRIAAVNVRCLEGIDLSAIPVAQVNGRER; this is encoded by the coding sequence ATGATCTTCAAGGGAGGTTGTCATTGCGGTCAGATCGCCTTCGAGGTCGAGGGCGAGATCGCGCAGGTGGTGGAATGCAACTGCTCGATCTGTTCGCGCAAGGGGTCGCTTTTGTGGTTCGTGCCGCGCGACCGGCTGCGCCTGTCCACGCCGGAAGAGGCCATGAGCACCTACCGCTTCGGCAAGCAGGCGATCGGCCACCGCTTCTGCCCGACCTGCGGCATGCATCCCTTCGCCGAGGGGGCCGACCCGTCCGGCAACCGGATCGCCGCCGTCAACGTCCGCTGCCTCGAGGGCATCGACCTGTCCGCGATCCCCGTCGCGCAGGTGAACGGCCGAGAGCGCTGA
- a CDS encoding ABC transporter ATP-binding protein, translating into MTPVLQVNDLRIAFRHDGRLVPAVKGVSFTIAKGETVALVGESGSGKSITALSTVGLLGDAAHCQGSVRYLGREMIGAPEATLRDVRGNDISFIFQEPMTSLNPLHTLERQLGESLALHQGLQGKAARARIVELLNRVGIRDPESRLSDYPHQFSGGQRQRIMIAMALANGPDLLIADEPTTALDVTIQAQIMELLAELKAAEGLSMLFISHDLGLVRRIADRVCVMKDGEIVEQGPVERIFADPQHEYTRLLLAAEPKGRAEPADPQAPVVVSTQDLKVWFPIQRGFLRRTVGHVKAVNGASIAVQAGQTLGIVGESGSGKTTLALAIMRLIASNGPIVYMGRDISRVQGRAMRALRRDMQIVFQDPYGSLSPRMTVEQIIAEGLGVHGIEPGRNQREMVDAIMREVGLDPAAMHRYPHEFSGGQRQRIAIARAMILNPKLVVLDEPTSALDMTVQVQIVELLRRLQRRHGLTYLFISHDLRVVRAMAHRIVVMRAGEVVEQGDTQAVFDTPQDDYTRRLIAAAFLTTSA; encoded by the coding sequence ATGACGCCGGTTCTGCAAGTCAACGACCTGCGCATCGCCTTTCGCCACGACGGGCGGCTGGTGCCGGCGGTCAAGGGCGTCAGCTTCACCATCGCCAAGGGCGAAACCGTGGCGCTGGTCGGGGAATCGGGCAGCGGCAAATCGATCACCGCGCTGTCCACGGTCGGGTTGCTGGGTGATGCAGCGCATTGCCAGGGCTCGGTGCGCTATCTCGGGCGCGAAATGATCGGTGCGCCCGAAGCGACACTGCGCGACGTGCGCGGCAATGACATCAGCTTCATCTTTCAGGAGCCGATGACCTCGCTGAACCCGCTGCACACGCTGGAGCGGCAGTTGGGCGAAAGCCTGGCGCTGCATCAGGGGTTGCAAGGCAAGGCGGCGCGGGCGCGCATTGTCGAGTTGCTGAACCGGGTCGGCATACGTGATCCCGAATCGCGGCTTTCAGACTATCCGCACCAGTTTTCAGGCGGGCAGCGTCAGCGTATCATGATCGCGATGGCGCTGGCCAATGGCCCCGACCTGCTGATCGCGGACGAACCCACCACGGCGCTGGACGTGACCATCCAGGCGCAGATCATGGAACTGCTGGCCGAGCTGAAGGCGGCCGAAGGGCTGTCGATGCTGTTCATCAGCCATGACCTTGGGCTGGTGCGCCGTATTGCCGACCGGGTCTGCGTGATGAAGGATGGCGAGATCGTCGAACAGGGGCCGGTGGAGCGCATATTCGCCGATCCTCAACACGAATATACCCGGCTGCTGCTGGCCGCCGAGCCCAAGGGCCGGGCCGAGCCGGCCGATCCGCAGGCGCCGGTGGTGGTCTCGACCCAGGATCTGAAGGTGTGGTTCCCGATCCAGCGCGGTTTCCTGCGCCGCACGGTCGGGCACGTCAAGGCGGTCAACGGCGCCAGCATCGCGGTGCAGGCCGGCCAGACCCTGGGCATCGTTGGCGAATCCGGCAGCGGCAAGACCACGCTGGCGCTGGCGATCATGCGCCTGATCGCCAGCAACGGGCCCATCGTATACATGGGCCGCGACATCTCGCGGGTGCAGGGGCGCGCCATGCGGGCGCTGCGGCGCGACATGCAGATCGTGTTCCAGGATCCCTATGGCAGCCTGTCGCCGCGGATGACGGTGGAACAGATCATCGCCGAGGGGCTGGGCGTCCACGGCATCGAGCCGGGCCGCAATCAGCGCGAGATGGTCGATGCCATCATGCGCGAGGTCGGCCTGGATCCCGCCGCGATGCACCGCTATCCGCACGAGTTCAGCGGCGGTCAACGTCAGCGCATCGCCATCGCGCGGGCGATGATCCTGAACCCCAAGCTGGTGGTCCTGGACGAGCCGACCAGTGCGCTGGACATGACCGTGCAGGTGCAGATCGTCGAACTGCTGCGCCGCCTGCAGCGGCGGCACGGATTGACCTATCTGTTCATCAGCCACGATTTGCGCGTGGTGCGTGCCATGGCTCATCGCATCGTGGTGATGCGCGCGGGCGAGGTGGTCGAACAGGGCGATACCCAGGCGGTGTTCGACACCCCGCAGGACGATTACACCCGTCGGCTGATCGCGGCCGCCTTCCTGACGACCAGCGCATGA
- a CDS encoding glycosyltransferase family 4 protein produces the protein MKILFVHQNFPGQFLHLAPALAARGHQVLALTDEHNQRPSPVRVVRYKAPADMKLPPMLGRTYSEYAERGWLAARGCRALRDQHGFTPDLILGHSGWGETLFLREIWPQARLLVYAELLYRTRGHDVGFDPEITPDSDEGRAATIARSAHLIQGLVQADAGLSPTRYQAESFPPELRQKLTVIHDGIDTAKVRPDPAAEFLLTDGRKLRPGDEVLTYVSRSLEPYRGFHRFMRALPAVLRARPQAQVVLVGGDGVSYGGPPRDAPNWKEKLLAELAGQIDLSRVHFMGRVPYPQYLALLQVSRVHCYLTYPFVLSWSLTEAMAAGCHIIASDTEPVRELIRDGENGRLVPFFDGPALEQALIAALAGDPQASAMRHAARQTICAGYDLKTICLPRLIDWVEGGGDQSSISLPAGGG, from the coding sequence ATGAAGATCCTGTTCGTCCATCAGAACTTTCCGGGGCAGTTCCTGCATCTGGCGCCGGCGCTGGCCGCGCGCGGCCATCAGGTGCTGGCGCTGACCGACGAACACAATCAGCGCCCGTCGCCGGTGCGCGTCGTGCGTTACAAGGCGCCGGCGGACATGAAGCTGCCGCCGATGCTGGGCCGGACCTACAGCGAATATGCCGAACGGGGCTGGCTGGCCGCGCGCGGCTGCCGGGCGCTGCGCGATCAGCACGGCTTTACCCCCGACCTGATTCTGGGGCACAGCGGCTGGGGCGAGACGCTGTTCCTGCGCGAAATCTGGCCGCAGGCAAGGTTGCTGGTCTATGCCGAACTGCTCTATCGCACGCGCGGGCATGACGTCGGTTTCGATCCCGAAATCACCCCCGACAGCGACGAAGGCCGCGCCGCGACGATCGCGCGCTCGGCGCATCTGATCCAGGGACTGGTGCAGGCCGATGCCGGCCTGTCGCCCACCCGCTACCAGGCGGAGTCCTTTCCGCCGGAACTGCGTCAGAAACTGACCGTGATCCATGACGGCATCGACACCGCAAAGGTCCGACCCGATCCAGCGGCGGAATTCCTGCTGACCGATGGTCGCAAGCTGCGTCCCGGCGACGAGGTTCTGACCTATGTCTCGCGTTCGCTCGAGCCCTACCGCGGCTTTCACCGCTTCATGCGCGCCTTGCCGGCGGTGCTGCGGGCGCGACCGCAGGCGCAGGTGGTGCTGGTCGGAGGTGACGGCGTCAGCTATGGCGGCCCCCCGCGCGATGCCCCGAACTGGAAGGAAAAGCTGCTGGCCGAACTGGCGGGCCAGATCGACCTGTCGCGGGTGCATTTCATGGGCCGCGTGCCCTATCCGCAATATCTGGCGCTGCTGCAGGTCAGCCGGGTGCATTGCTATCTGACCTACCCGTTCGTTCTCAGCTGGTCGCTGACCGAGGCGATGGCTGCCGGCTGTCATATCATTGCCTCTGACACCGAACCCGTGCGCGAACTGATCCGCGACGGTGAAAACGGCCGGCTGGTGCCCTTCTTCGACGGCCCGGCGTTGGAGCAGGCGTTGATTGCGGCCTTGGCGGGCGATCCGCAGGCCTCCGCCATGCGCCATGCCGCGCGTCAGACCATTTGTGCCGGCTATGATCTGAAAACCATCTGCCTGCCGCGGCTGATCGATTGGGTCGAAGGCGGCGGCGATCAGAGTTCGATTTCGCTGCCAGCGGGCGGCGGCTGA